The following are encoded together in the Ktedonobacterales bacterium genome:
- the mutS gene encoding DNA mismatch repair protein MutS, with product MTDNSPVHSPVRAQYLQIKHKYPDAILLFRMGDFYELFDEDAQIASRELEIVLTRRDFGRGERAPMAGVPHQAVDGYIARLVNKGYRVAVCEQMSDPALAKGLVEREVVRMVTPGTVVDPAMLAAKRNNFLAAAVIGKGAAGIAYVDITTGEFATTQLAAADPEAALQEELARIGPSELLVEASGSRQLAPLLHRSRRRAYSRQASWAGKDHHQDGREPLPEEEGADDGLPRWVEPLREAVRHITPSATRFFQEEQARARLLAHFAVASLEGFGCAHLPLAICAAGALLSYIEETQRGVLAHLTALETYSTSGFMVLDPHTRRNLELFHSGRGGGEQGSLLWVLDQTQTPMGGRLLRRWLSQPLLEEGELNARLDAVEAAAHDAPLRTRLGSFLDRIGDLERLANRAIQRIATPRDLANLAAGLRSVAELQTGLALFDSSGKATMIHASEDSSQGPLCARLAALDPVAEAEALIMAALAPEPPASMTEGGLIRAGYHEELDMLRSTSQDARQWMADLEQRERERTGISNLKVSYNKVFGYYLEVTNSQLGRVPQDYIRKQTLTTGERFITPDLKEYEALILNAQEKSAKLEQELFIQLRADLAIHHAERILKTARSLAELDVYLSLANVAARWNYCRPQVNTGTTIHVVAGRHPVVEQAQADTPFIPNDAHLSQDEAQILLLTGPNMAGKSTYLRQVALIVLLAQIGSFVPAESANIGLVDRIFTRIGAQDDLATGQSTFMVEMVETANILHHATPRSLVILDEIGRGTSTYDGLAIARAVIEYLHNNRRCGARTLFATHYHELVEVGRLFPRVCPYTIAVTEEEGHIVFLRKIIPGGADKSYGIHVAQLAGIPRQVIHRAEEILDELERKGEARSRRRAMKEMALPPALQLTLFANEPDPLVEELKTLSVDEMTPLEAIGKLYELQQRARQNG from the coding sequence TTGACAGATAATTCGCCCGTTCATAGCCCCGTTCGTGCGCAATATTTGCAGATCAAGCACAAGTATCCTGATGCCATTCTCTTGTTTCGCATGGGGGATTTTTACGAACTTTTCGACGAAGATGCCCAGATCGCCTCACGCGAATTAGAGATTGTGCTGACCAGGCGTGACTTTGGACGGGGTGAGCGCGCCCCGATGGCTGGTGTGCCACACCAGGCGGTTGACGGCTATATTGCGCGGTTGGTGAACAAAGGGTATCGTGTCGCGGTCTGCGAGCAAATGAGCGATCCCGCGCTTGCAAAGGGTCTGGTGGAGCGCGAGGTGGTGCGCATGGTGACGCCAGGCACAGTAGTTGACCCGGCTATGCTGGCAGCCAAGCGCAATAACTTCCTGGCAGCCGCCGTCATTGGGAAGGGGGCTGCTGGTATTGCTTATGTGGATATTACGACTGGCGAGTTTGCCACGACTCAACTGGCGGCGGCAGACCCGGAAGCGGCGTTGCAAGAAGAACTAGCGCGGATCGGGCCATCTGAATTACTCGTTGAGGCATCGGGCAGCCGCCAGCTAGCTCCGCTGCTGCATCGCTCGCGCCGCCGAGCGTATTCCAGGCAGGCATCCTGGGCCGGGAAAGATCACCACCAGGACGGCAGAGAGCCGCTGCCAGAAGAAGAGGGAGCTGACGATGGTTTGCCTCGCTGGGTTGAGCCGCTTCGGGAGGCTGTGCGTCACATTACACCTTCTGCTACGCGCTTTTTTCAGGAAGAGCAGGCCCGCGCGCGTTTACTGGCGCATTTTGCGGTTGCTTCGCTCGAAGGCTTTGGCTGCGCTCACCTCCCGTTGGCGATCTGCGCCGCCGGGGCGCTGCTCTCATACATTGAAGAGACCCAGCGCGGCGTGCTGGCTCATCTGACCGCGCTTGAGACCTACAGCACTTCAGGCTTTATGGTATTGGACCCCCATACCAGGCGGAATCTGGAACTCTTTCATAGTGGGCGCGGAGGCGGCGAACAGGGGTCGCTGCTCTGGGTGTTGGATCAGACACAGACGCCGATGGGCGGGCGGCTGCTGCGCCGCTGGCTTAGTCAGCCGCTGTTGGAGGAAGGGGAACTGAACGCTCGCCTGGATGCGGTGGAGGCAGCAGCCCATGACGCGCCGCTGCGCACACGCCTGGGCAGCTTTCTTGACCGCATTGGTGATCTGGAGCGCCTGGCAAATCGAGCAATTCAACGAATTGCTACGCCGCGCGATCTGGCGAATCTTGCCGCTGGATTGCGGAGCGTTGCGGAGTTACAGACCGGCCTCGCGCTCTTTGATTCTTCCGGCAAGGCCACTATGATTCATGCATCAGAAGATAGCTCGCAAGGGCCATTATGCGCTCGCCTGGCGGCGCTTGATCCGGTTGCTGAAGCAGAAGCTCTGATTATGGCTGCGTTAGCGCCTGAGCCACCAGCTAGTATGACCGAGGGTGGGCTGATTCGCGCGGGCTATCATGAAGAGTTGGATATGCTGCGATCAACTTCGCAGGATGCCCGGCAATGGATGGCTGATCTGGAGCAGCGCGAGCGCGAGCGTACCGGCATTAGCAATCTGAAAGTCAGCTATAACAAGGTATTTGGCTATTATCTTGAAGTCACGAACTCCCAACTGGGCCGTGTGCCGCAAGATTATATCCGTAAGCAGACGCTGACGACGGGCGAGCGTTTTATTACGCCGGACCTGAAGGAATATGAGGCGCTGATCCTGAACGCGCAGGAGAAAAGCGCCAAACTGGAACAGGAACTGTTTATTCAGCTTCGGGCTGATCTTGCCATCCATCATGCCGAGCGTATCCTGAAGACGGCCCGATCATTGGCGGAGTTGGATGTCTATCTGAGCCTGGCGAATGTGGCCGCGCGCTGGAATTACTGCCGCCCGCAGGTCAATACAGGGACGACTATTCATGTGGTGGCAGGCCGTCATCCAGTAGTTGAGCAAGCCCAGGCCGATACGCCATTTATCCCCAATGACGCCCACCTCTCTCAAGACGAGGCTCAGATTCTGCTGCTGACTGGCCCCAATATGGCCGGAAAATCAACGTATCTGCGCCAGGTGGCGCTGATCGTATTGCTGGCGCAAATCGGCAGTTTTGTGCCAGCCGAGTCTGCGAACATTGGGCTGGTTGATCGCATCTTTACGCGCATTGGCGCTCAGGATGATCTGGCGACGGGGCAAAGTACCTTTATGGTGGAGATGGTGGAGACGGCCAATATTCTGCACCACGCGACGCCGCGCAGCCTGGTGATTCTGGATGAGATTGGCCGGGGCACCAGCACCTATGATGGGCTGGCTATCGCTCGCGCGGTGATTGAGTATCTGCATAATAACCGGCGCTGTGGGGCGCGCACGCTTTTTGCCACGCACTATCACGAGCTTGTTGAGGTGGGCCGTCTCTTTCCAAGGGTATGCCCCTATACCATTGCCGTAACAGAGGAAGAGGGCCACATCGTCTTTTTGCGCAAGATTATCCCTGGCGGCGCTGATAAGAGCTATGGCATCCATGTGGCTCAACTGGCCGGTATCCCTCGGCAGGTGATTCACCGCGCCGAAGAGATTTTGGACGAGTTGGAGCGTAAAGGCGAGGCGCGCTCCCGACGGCGCGCGATGAAAGAGATGGCGCTGCCTCCGGCGCTGCAATTGACGCTTTTTGCCAACGAGCCTGATCCGCTTGTTGAAGAATTAAAAACGCTGTCCGTTGATGAGATGACGCCGCTTGAGGCCATTGGAAAACTCTACGAGTTGCAGCAACGCGCGCGTCAGAATGGGTAA
- a CDS encoding adenylate/guanylate cyclase domain-containing protein, with protein MLLASPAEDAPPPTTQTGLQGTPPEQRVSARGQAETAPAAPNLNPPSDTPAPSVLSREVGEAENLLASLDSEERRVVTILFADMTGSTALADRMDPEEVRLLMAGYFAAMAQAIHRHGGTIEKFIGDAVMAIFGMPVAHEDDPERAVRAGLEMLNALRRFNEQRLAEDPQAAPVQIRIGISTGEVVAASGAGDGGQFLITGDAVNVAARFQQQAQPGTILVGGRTYRSTHGAIVYQPLSPIQVKGKPKPLRVWQAIEAVEDQAAPPTQHLRGIEGLPSPFIGRAPELALLDAVYERVIGERRPHLITLLGVPGVGKSRLVREWIQRLRQQHTGESATQTDDGPFPQIPLFLEGRCPPYGAGITYWPLAEILRSYAGFVDDDTSQRARERLLQKVQEVLDGSHQSEVIPSLVRQLGFTIGLGAEQGEMVRPSADSNEQRENLFRAWRIFFESLARRQPLLILIDDIHWANEALLDLLEYLTQRVSNAPLLFLCPARLDLLEKRPGWGGGKRNFTTITLEPLSSEQSHELIDALLAPDGLPPALRNSILAKAEGNPFFVEEIVRMLIDLGILIRKSDRWQTVNQDPGKTFSDLLSFSIPDSIQGVLAARIDLLPPTEKRVLQHAALAGRTFWKGALANLSQEISPEALDLALESLVRKDFIGENERPTGILIERDVQYSFNHVLVRDVAYASVPRTRRAREHARMAEWLERIAAGRIEGFIELLAYHYHQAIVAWSQTTSGQALARRPARAQAQADLRQKAIGYLIQAGNEALGKYAANQAARHYIAALDLLNGIASDPSLRPHLYERLARAYFVLSDGDSCWEQYQHALDALQDASALERAHLYQHLTMLGTRWRSWFKQPPDLGLIRTYLDEGLALLKDQPEIMEMALLLASEAFWYMQAYFSQQLDESAMERAIASAERAASIAERLNHPVYLSEVLDALSNVYGNMSDYRAFLEVQKRRLALVDRIKDRAEVYDIYFTASRAYLQLSDYPQALYWADAALKVAESMNSRRKLCGMLGNKVLIYYQWDQWAEVLYWGERLATLCEQYDLLSQSWPAPYGIMALAIVYYGVGQDERGDYYANMAEQAAPETELSHEFISGQLRIAQQRLEEARVIFQRLSTHYSAIERPQIQWRLVELAALLGDEARYSELAPTALALMERSGNRKGWAGLIRTRGMINSKRGMFSEATEDFHIALHCYRQIGTRWEEGLTLEALATHLSQSQAIDQRQEASDLFHAALTTYEELHAAPAALRVRNILDRAGTRAVHETNPYP; from the coding sequence ATGCTCCTGGCATCTCCCGCAGAAGATGCGCCGCCGCCGACAACGCAGACGGGGCTTCAAGGGACACCCCCTGAACAGCGTGTCTCGGCACGTGGGCAAGCTGAAACCGCGCCCGCCGCCCCTAATCTCAACCCGCCCTCGGATACACCAGCGCCTTCTGTCCTTTCAAGAGAAGTTGGCGAAGCAGAAAACCTATTAGCCTCGCTTGATAGCGAAGAGCGGCGGGTTGTCACCATCCTCTTTGCCGACATGACTGGTTCTACCGCGCTGGCTGATCGCATGGACCCAGAGGAAGTGCGTCTGCTGATGGCTGGATACTTTGCGGCGATGGCTCAGGCCATCCACCGTCATGGTGGTACCATCGAAAAGTTTATCGGCGATGCCGTGATGGCAATTTTTGGGATGCCAGTTGCCCACGAAGATGATCCAGAGCGGGCAGTTCGGGCCGGCCTGGAGATGCTCAACGCGCTCAGGCGCTTTAACGAGCAGCGGCTGGCTGAAGACCCCCAGGCGGCGCCTGTGCAGATTCGCATCGGCATTAGCACGGGCGAGGTCGTCGCTGCCAGCGGAGCGGGCGATGGCGGGCAGTTTTTAATTACGGGCGACGCCGTGAACGTTGCCGCGCGCTTCCAGCAGCAGGCCCAACCAGGAACCATCCTGGTCGGCGGGCGCACCTACCGCAGCACACACGGAGCGATTGTCTATCAACCGCTCAGCCCGATACAGGTGAAGGGAAAGCCAAAACCGCTGCGCGTCTGGCAAGCTATCGAGGCGGTTGAAGATCAGGCAGCCCCTCCGACTCAACATCTGCGCGGCATCGAAGGATTGCCATCACCGTTCATTGGCCGCGCGCCGGAACTGGCGCTGCTGGATGCGGTCTATGAGCGAGTGATCGGCGAGCGGCGGCCTCACCTGATCACCCTGCTGGGCGTGCCTGGGGTGGGCAAATCGCGTCTGGTGCGCGAATGGATACAGCGACTCCGCCAACAGCATACAGGCGAAAGCGCCACGCAGACGGATGACGGCCCCTTCCCACAGATACCGCTCTTTCTGGAAGGGCGCTGTCCACCCTACGGGGCAGGCATTACGTACTGGCCCCTTGCGGAGATTCTGCGCTCCTATGCCGGATTCGTTGACGATGATACATCGCAGCGAGCCAGGGAGCGCCTGCTTCAGAAGGTGCAGGAAGTGCTTGATGGCAGCCACCAAAGCGAGGTTATTCCCTCACTCGTTCGCCAGCTTGGATTCACCATCGGCCTGGGGGCAGAACAGGGAGAAATGGTTCGGCCATCGGCTGATTCCAATGAGCAGCGTGAAAATCTCTTCCGCGCCTGGCGTATCTTCTTTGAATCACTGGCGCGCCGCCAGCCGCTCCTTATCTTAATTGACGATATTCACTGGGCTAATGAAGCCCTGCTCGACCTGCTGGAGTACCTTACGCAGCGGGTGAGCAATGCTCCGCTCTTGTTCCTCTGTCCTGCTCGTCTGGACTTACTAGAAAAACGGCCTGGCTGGGGGGGCGGCAAACGTAACTTTACGACCATTACCCTGGAGCCACTCTCATCAGAACAAAGCCATGAATTGATTGACGCCCTGCTGGCGCCCGATGGCTTGCCTCCGGCGCTGCGCAATAGCATCCTGGCAAAAGCGGAGGGCAATCCCTTCTTTGTTGAGGAAATTGTCCGCATGCTGATTGACCTTGGCATCCTGATACGTAAAAGTGATCGCTGGCAAACTGTGAATCAAGACCCCGGCAAGACCTTCAGCGACCTGCTTTCATTTAGCATCCCCGATTCTATTCAGGGTGTCCTGGCCGCGCGCATTGATCTGCTCCCGCCAACTGAAAAGCGCGTGCTGCAACACGCTGCCCTCGCTGGTCGAACGTTTTGGAAAGGCGCGCTGGCTAATCTGTCCCAGGAGATCAGCCCGGAGGCGCTCGATCTGGCTCTGGAGAGCCTGGTTCGCAAAGATTTCATCGGGGAGAACGAGCGCCCTACTGGAATACTCATCGAGAGAGATGTGCAATACAGCTTCAATCATGTGCTGGTCCGCGATGTTGCCTATGCGAGCGTCCCGCGTACCCGGCGCGCGCGCGAGCATGCCCGCATGGCCGAATGGCTGGAACGCATAGCTGCCGGTCGTATTGAGGGGTTCATCGAGCTATTAGCCTATCATTACCATCAAGCTATTGTCGCCTGGTCCCAGACAACCTCCGGGCAGGCGCTGGCGCGTCGCCCTGCTCGCGCACAAGCCCAGGCCGACCTGCGCCAGAAAGCCATCGGCTATCTCATCCAGGCTGGCAATGAGGCGCTGGGCAAATACGCAGCCAATCAAGCGGCACGCCACTACATCGCAGCCCTCGATCTCTTGAACGGCATTGCAAGCGATCCCTCGCTGCGGCCACACCTCTATGAGCGGCTTGCCAGAGCATACTTTGTCCTTTCAGATGGAGATTCATGCTGGGAACAGTATCAGCACGCCCTCGACGCATTACAAGACGCCTCCGCGCTGGAGCGTGCGCATCTCTACCAGCACCTCACGATGCTCGGCACCCGCTGGCGCAGTTGGTTCAAGCAACCACCTGATTTGGGTTTGATTCGCACGTATCTCGATGAGGGACTGGCCCTACTCAAAGACCAGCCTGAGATCATGGAAATGGCGCTGCTGCTCGCCAGCGAAGCCTTCTGGTATATGCAAGCCTATTTCAGCCAGCAGCTTGACGAAAGCGCGATGGAGCGCGCCATAGCCAGCGCGGAACGCGCTGCAAGCATCGCCGAACGGCTGAATCATCCTGTCTATCTCTCTGAAGTCCTCGACGCGCTTTCCAATGTCTACGGCAATATGAGCGATTACCGCGCGTTTCTGGAGGTGCAGAAGCGGCGACTGGCGCTAGTTGATCGTATCAAAGACCGCGCAGAAGTCTATGATATTTACTTCACCGCCAGCAGAGCGTATTTGCAGCTTTCTGATTATCCTCAAGCACTGTACTGGGCAGACGCCGCATTGAAGGTTGCCGAATCCATGAACAGCCGCCGCAAACTCTGTGGCATGTTGGGCAACAAAGTTCTTATTTATTATCAGTGGGATCAATGGGCCGAAGTGCTCTATTGGGGCGAGCGACTGGCAACCCTTTGTGAGCAATATGATTTGTTGAGCCAGAGTTGGCCCGCTCCCTACGGCATTATGGCGCTGGCAATTGTCTATTACGGCGTCGGCCAGGATGAGCGAGGGGACTATTATGCAAATATGGCTGAGCAGGCTGCTCCTGAAACCGAACTGAGCCACGAATTCATCAGCGGGCAGCTTCGGATCGCCCAGCAGCGGCTCGAAGAGGCTCGTGTCATCTTCCAGCGGCTTTCAACACATTATTCAGCCATTGAGCGCCCGCAGATTCAATGGCGGCTGGTAGAATTGGCTGCTCTCCTCGGCGATGAGGCGCGCTATAGTGAACTGGCGCCCACTGCGCTGGCATTGATGGAACGCTCTGGCAACCGTAAAGGATGGGCAGGCTTGATCCGTACACGTGGCATGATAAACTCGAAGCGAGGAATGTTCAGCGAGGCAACCGAAGACTTCCATATCGCCCTTCATTGTTACCGCCAGATTGGCACACGTTGGGAGGAAGGGCTGACCCTGGAAGCCCTGGCTACCCATCTGAGCCAGAGCCAGGCCATTGACCAACGCCAGGAAGCGTCCGATCTCTTTCATGCAGCCCTGACAACGTATGAGGAATTACATGCAGCGCCCGCCGCGCTGCGCGTGCGCAATATATTGGATAGAGCCGGGACCAGGGCTGTCCACGAAACAAATCCATACCCATGA
- a CDS encoding amidohydrolase, whose protein sequence is MRPLLVLVNGSIYTMDATQPRVEAVALDPDTGKIAGVGSSEEMRRLGGPLAELIDLRGHTVLPGFIDAHIHLLSYNHQLHAVNLLGTRSEQEAATRVQARAALAAKGTWINGGQWDKNLWPGGNFPTRATLDAVAPDHPAALWSKDGHVLWVNSRALALAGVTRETPDPEGATIVRDASGEPTGVLKEFGATSLVEGIIPPETDLAPALQETIRLLQQRGITSVHDIEDHLAVQHFQQLHAQHALGVRVLFFFPKKSLQALGRLGLQAGFGDDWLRLGGIKIFADGTLGSQTAAMLDPFEGTAENRGILAVPPDEMKAIVDMAAGSRLHVAVHAIGDRACRVALDGIEQAKERIKGTPGSDMVRYRLEHVQLIAPEDIQRMARLGVVASVQPFHAVSDRDVAERYWGSRYHRSYAYGTLQQSGVSLAFGSDAPVETTDPLRILHAAVMRRDDQTPERAPWLPEQSLSVAQALWSYTLGAAYAGGEESRKGSLEVGKLADLVVLGADPFALPIGELPQAPVEATLIGGAVVYGSLPV, encoded by the coding sequence ATGAGGCCGCTGCTTGTTTTAGTCAACGGTTCTATCTATACAATGGATGCGACGCAGCCCAGGGTGGAAGCCGTCGCGCTGGACCCGGATACGGGGAAGATTGCTGGCGTCGGTTCTAGCGAAGAGATGCGGCGGCTGGGAGGGCCATTAGCCGAACTCATTGACCTGCGCGGGCATACGGTGCTGCCAGGATTTATTGACGCGCATATCCACCTGCTTTCTTATAACCATCAGCTTCATGCTGTGAATCTGTTGGGGACACGAAGCGAACAAGAAGCTGCGACGCGAGTGCAGGCGCGCGCGGCGCTGGCCGCTAAGGGAACCTGGATCAACGGCGGGCAATGGGACAAAAACCTCTGGCCTGGGGGCAATTTTCCAACGCGGGCTACGCTCGATGCTGTCGCGCCAGATCATCCCGCTGCGCTTTGGAGCAAAGATGGGCATGTGCTGTGGGTGAACTCACGGGCATTGGCGCTGGCCGGGGTGACGCGCGAGACTCCCGACCCGGAAGGGGCGACGATTGTGCGCGACGCCAGCGGCGAACCAACAGGCGTCCTGAAGGAATTTGGCGCGACGAGTCTGGTAGAGGGGATCATTCCTCCAGAGACGGACCTGGCACCGGCGCTGCAAGAGACGATCAGGCTCCTCCAGCAGCGAGGGATTACCAGCGTTCATGATATTGAGGACCACCTGGCGGTGCAGCACTTCCAACAATTGCATGCGCAGCACGCGCTGGGGGTGCGCGTGCTGTTTTTCTTCCCCAAAAAATCGCTTCAGGCGCTGGGGCGTCTTGGTTTGCAGGCTGGCTTTGGTGATGACTGGCTGCGGCTGGGCGGGATCAAGATTTTTGCTGATGGTACGCTTGGTTCGCAGACGGCGGCTATGCTGGACCCGTTCGAGGGGACAGCAGAGAATCGCGGGATTCTGGCGGTTCCCCCGGATGAGATGAAAGCCATTGTGGACATGGCGGCGGGCAGCCGTTTGCATGTCGCTGTTCACGCGATTGGGGATCGGGCCTGTCGGGTGGCGCTGGATGGTATCGAACAGGCGAAAGAGCGGATAAAAGGAACTCCAGGAAGCGATATGGTGCGCTATCGCCTGGAGCATGTGCAGCTTATCGCGCCTGAAGATATTCAGCGTATGGCGCGGCTAGGGGTGGTTGCGTCGGTGCAGCCCTTCCATGCGGTCTCTGATCGAGATGTCGCCGAGCGTTACTGGGGATCGCGCTATCACCGCTCCTATGCTTATGGGACGCTTCAGCAAAGCGGCGTCTCGCTGGCCTTCGGTTCTGACGCGCCTGTGGAAACGACTGATCCACTGCGCATTCTTCACGCGGCGGTCATGCGCCGTGATGACCAGACGCCGGAGCGCGCGCCCTGGCTGCCTGAACAATCGCTGAGCGTTGCTCAGGCGCTCTGGAGCTATACGCTGGGAGCCGCCTATGCTGGCGGAGAAGAGAGCCGCAAAGGCTCGCTGGAGGTGGGCAAGCTGGCCGATCTGGTCGTGCTGGGCGCCGACCCCTTTGCTCTGCCTATCGGGGAATTGCCCCAGGCGCCGGTCGAGGCGACGCTGATTGGGGGGGCGGTCGTGTATGGAAGCCTCCCCGTGTAG
- a CDS encoding M48 family metallopeptidase: MGASEPSIVPEAPPFPAEINPERQQRAREYARLRRQLLLVDLGLAAIFLLILLGTGLSTGLRDALAGTGAWQPIAHWAPLQISLYFCILLIAYQILDAPLSYYSGFVLPHRYQLSHQSLASWLGDQAKGLLLGLIFEVVAVVLIYLLLAVQPTLWWLWAAIALLLFSVVLANLAPVLILPLFYKLTPLQDEELTHRLLALAERANTRVRGVFTMNMSRKTSTANAALMGMGNTRRIVLGDTLLGAYPPDEIEVVLAHELGHHVHRDLWKLIITQTILTLGGLYLVNLGLHWAVESAHFYPALTDVATMPLLGIALGLFGLVTMPLSNGLSRLVEYQADEYALQATRKPDAFTNAMTRLANQNLAELDPGPIIEFLLYDHPAISKRLQHAERFKSQHDTASD, from the coding sequence ATGGGCGCAAGCGAACCTTCGATAGTGCCAGAGGCGCCGCCTTTCCCAGCCGAAATCAACCCGGAGCGCCAGCAGCGCGCCCGCGAATACGCCCGTCTGCGGCGTCAGCTTCTTCTCGTCGATCTGGGCCTGGCCGCCATCTTCTTGCTTATCCTACTTGGCACAGGGCTTTCCACTGGCTTGCGTGATGCGCTGGCAGGAACAGGCGCCTGGCAGCCAATCGCTCACTGGGCGCCCCTTCAGATTAGCCTCTATTTCTGTATCTTGCTCATCGCGTACCAGATATTGGACGCGCCTCTCTCCTATTACAGCGGCTTTGTACTCCCTCATCGCTATCAACTCTCGCATCAATCGCTGGCAAGCTGGCTGGGCGATCAGGCCAAAGGTCTGCTCCTGGGCTTGATCTTTGAGGTCGTAGCCGTTGTCCTCATCTATCTTCTGCTGGCGGTGCAGCCCACGCTCTGGTGGCTCTGGGCAGCAATCGCCCTGCTGCTCTTCTCAGTCGTGCTTGCCAATCTGGCGCCCGTCCTCATCTTGCCCCTATTCTACAAGCTCACCCCATTGCAAGATGAGGAACTAACCCATCGGCTGCTGGCGCTGGCGGAACGGGCAAACACGCGCGTGCGGGGTGTCTTCACTATGAACATGAGCCGTAAAACATCAACAGCGAACGCGGCGCTCATGGGTATGGGAAATACACGCCGGATCGTCCTGGGTGATACCCTCCTGGGCGCTTACCCGCCCGACGAGATCGAGGTCGTTCTGGCGCACGAGCTAGGGCATCATGTTCACCGCGACCTCTGGAAGCTCATCATCACCCAGACCATCCTTACCCTCGGTGGCCTCTATCTGGTCAATCTTGGGTTGCATTGGGCGGTAGAGAGCGCCCATTTCTACCCGGCGCTGACCGATGTCGCCACGATGCCGCTGCTAGGCATCGCGTTGGGACTCTTCGGCCTGGTCACAATGCCCCTGTCAAATGGCCTTAGCCGCCTGGTTGAGTATCAAGCAGACGAGTACGCGCTTCAGGCAACCCGCAAGCCAGACGCCTTTACCAATGCGATGACGCGGCTTGCCAACCAGAACCTTGCCGAGCTGGACCCTGGCCCCATCATCGAGTTTCTGCTTTACGACCATCCTGCCATCAGCAAACGCCTCCAGCACGCCGAACGGTTCAAATCACAGCATGATACCGCATCTGATTGA
- a CDS encoding diacylglycerol kinase family protein: MYARIIANIHSGGGHSQDEKRLLNQVRKKLQQQGWRIELCQTDGPGSGHRLASQAVAAGVDIVISAGGDGTLNEIIQGLAGTDVALGVLPMGTMNVWAREVGIPLNLPGALQVLIDGEQRRMDLGTANGRYFLLFAGIGADGKITSMIEHHFLKRLGLFSYIIAGAVVGLGPLDFHMRLRVDGRSFRTRASLIIIGNTRLYGGLMTFTNQAYGDDGMLDMCIVRRQGLLGRLRVVLNAFRKRYPLGARVSYERFRTLTIDSPVPIPIEVDGEPAGTLPTVFRVAPQMLTVIVPRDTPAGLFRKKLAPAHH; the protein is encoded by the coding sequence ATGTACGCCCGAATTATTGCCAACATCCACAGCGGTGGCGGCCACAGTCAGGACGAAAAGCGGTTGCTTAATCAGGTACGGAAAAAGTTGCAGCAGCAGGGCTGGCGTATCGAGCTATGCCAGACAGATGGGCCTGGCAGCGGGCATAGGCTCGCGTCTCAAGCCGTCGCAGCGGGCGTTGATATAGTAATCTCCGCTGGAGGGGATGGAACGCTCAACGAGATCATTCAAGGGTTGGCAGGCACCGATGTTGCTTTGGGAGTGCTACCGATGGGTACCATGAATGTCTGGGCGCGCGAGGTGGGCATTCCCTTGAATCTTCCGGGGGCGCTTCAGGTTCTGATTGATGGCGAGCAGCGCCGAATGGACCTGGGTACCGCCAACGGGCGCTATTTCCTGTTGTTCGCAGGCATCGGCGCCGATGGCAAGATCACCAGCATGATTGAACACCATTTTCTCAAGCGGTTGGGGCTGTTCAGCTATATCATCGCGGGCGCGGTGGTTGGGCTTGGGCCGTTGGACTTTCACATGCGGCTGCGCGTAGACGGGCGCAGCTTTCGCACGCGCGCCAGTCTCATCATCATTGGCAATACACGCCTCTATGGCGGGTTAATGACCTTCACCAACCAGGCATATGGAGATGATGGCATGCTCGATATGTGCATCGTTCGCCGACAGGGGCTTTTGGGTCGGCTGCGGGTCGTCTTGAACGCCTTCCGCAAACGTTACCCGCTGGGGGCGCGCGTCAGTTATGAACGCTTCCGAACATTGACTATTGATTCGCCTGTTCCCATACCCATTGAGGTTGATGGTGAACCGGCTGGTACGCTGCCCACCGTCTTTCGAGTGGCCCCTCAGATGCTCACCGTCATCGTCCCTCGTGATACACCTGCTGGCCTCTTCAGGAAAAAGCTGGCGCCAGCACACCACTAA